Proteins encoded in a region of the Magallana gigas chromosome 8, xbMagGiga1.1, whole genome shotgun sequence genome:
- the LOC105344170 gene encoding toll-like receptor 2 isoform X2 — protein sequence MEPILLRVMCVCSLFSVVYLQNVTNCRIPKCEFYLREQPAPNTMHYLNETMETKMFGLFLFLMEPYTDSRCYVDTKEFIDAFNFDTKPVYAVLVFLCHKDVEVYFTDDHRPFLPNVMSYIQIKDCTISQEQLYPIQNRFKIFMVNFYTKYPSLDMKYCDGEPIHRNSCKVWNTLEGITYMPKNLTNSVKSIKELFYCNTTFPYMKEINFVKFPMKQYLSQLPSMFPRLQVLSIENSDLMQPPDFPWSDVWLHLSFNMSRTDTEHYEFAEIFHIQVPNDMHMKTMSLSKNQITDLSNHTFRGFLHKLDLSRNRLHTISNDTFRNLRGFQYLDLSFNELVHVPTDSFKGLNELRHLDFKNNHISYLSSDHFSDNLNLVYLDFSGNKISNIEQNTFSHLRLLRELHLEYNKIAAIHANVFPSRSIEFKKLILDGNGFSEVPEVVFSLQLLEKISLKNTNAKFKNFTQTILDFTRNPIQDGVNNETTVENQNFVVRQPIDDKHSVILDLTGSKIDNLEIPNYEVNEIKSKEIEQLHQNLLLVFKTFKFILEDNPLRCDCRINQISKVLNFLIKDNILEADKSFDWKCQWPAEFESHSLLEVPEKDTYCEKNIPLCPFNCSCYERSLSNITIVDCRNRGFRSLPKMLPSGSLDLWFHQNNITTLSNRIYLNHIRSFYLSHNSLAQIESSVFRQLKNLQELFLNFNFLVSLPSEIQDYFSGKLNIEDNPFKCDCNTVWLKHWMLNKPNITINSQKVTCNVDKEHENGRQFLSVPDNEFVCLENFDSYNKVLVPSVIASVVLVLMIITICLMYIYRLEIKVLLYIYLGFHPFDQDKDCKEIVDVLVVHSPAATKWVMENVVEYLEFSSAHYLVCEMMRDFVAGFSYQENIATLVKHSKRIVIVLSKEFINDDILKIAWNETQEKIKALKTNYAIVVSYDVNLKEIPDKDLQQYIKRGRYIDANQSFFQEKLLYCMPQITGDDMRVKSLPDLKYLIQNMYGNDVTDAEMYERHAFLSYCESDMGYVMNELRPIIEDNGFTLCLPDRDFIPGAPKEENVLKAIDNCLHTIFLLSGEQLDNEWSVFTFRSASEKSMREKCNHLIVVLGDDVNVETMGEEVRAYVKTHVSLKVSEKGFIRRLLNALPDIENHELYIKHDDNNFVDFENLHKTKMEDGLSRIVADMIENEEKKNGIQIQNGKMNGHVQLTDIHLNGTQHYQNRAFQKDETDVIDINENERKKQ from the coding sequence atGGAGCCAATACTGTTACGAGTTATGTGCGTTTGTAGTCTGTTTTCGGTGGTTTATCTTCAAAACGTAACCAACTGTAGAATTCCTAaatgtgaattttacttacGTGAACAGCCAGCACCAAATACCATGCACTATCTCAATGAAACTATGGAAACCAAAATGTTcggattatttttatttctcatGGAACCCTACACTGATTCCAGGTGTTATGTGGATACGAAAGAATTTATCGACGCCTTCAACTTTGACACCAAACCTGTTTATGCAGTACTAGTGTTCTTGTGTCATAAAGATGTTGAAGTATATTTTACTGACGACCACAGGCCATTTTTACCAAATGTGATGTCATATATACAGATTAAGGATTGTACAATATCCCAGGAGCAACTGTATCCGATTCAAAACCGATTCAAGATATTTATGGTCAACTTCTACACAAAATATCCatcattagatatgaaatacTGTGACGGAGAACCAATTCATAGAAATAGCTGTAAAGTGTGGAATACCCTAGAAGGTATCACGTATATGCCTAAAAATTTAACAAACTCAGTCAAATCTATCAAGGAGCTTTTTTATTGCAACACCACCTTTCCTTACATGAAAGAAATTAACTTTGTAAAGTTCCCAATGAAGCAGTATCTCTCTCAGTTACCCAGTATGTTTCCGAGATTACAAGTCCTCTCCATTGAAAACTCCGACCTGATGCAACCTCCAGATTTTCCATGGAGTGATGTTTGGTTGCATTTAAGTTTCAACATGTCCAGAACCGATACAGAACACTATGAATTCGCTGAAATTTTTCACATTCAAGTACCTAATGACATGCATATGAAAACAATGTCACTAAGCAAAAACCAAATTACGGATCTTTCCAACCACACTTTCAGAGGATTTCTACATAAACTCGACTTATCCAGAAATAGACTTCATACTATCAGTAATGATACCTTTAGAAATCTTAGAGGGTTTCAGTATTTGGATCTAAGTTTTAATGAGTTGGTACATGTTCCAACAGACTCTTTTAAAGGCTTAAATGAACTTCGacatcttgattttaaaaacaaccaTATCAGTTATCTGTCATCCGATCATTTTTCTGATAATTTGAATTTGGTGTACTTGGACTTTTCCGGAAACAAAATAAGCAACATTGAACAAAACACTTTTTCTCATTTGAGGCTCTTACGGGAACTTCATTTGGAATATAATAAAATTGCGGCAATACATGCAAACGTTTTCCCAAGTCGCTCTATAGAATTTAAGAAGCTTATTCTTGACGGTAATGGGTTCTCCGAGGTCCCAGAGGTTGTGTTCTCActtcaattattagaaaaaataagtttgaaaaACACAAATgcgaaatttaaaaactttactCAAACAATTTTAGACTTTACAAGAAATCCGATTCAAGATGGAGTAAATAACGAAACAACAGTAGAAAACCAAAATTTCGTTGTCAGACAGCCAATCGACGATAAACACTCAGTTATCTTGGATTTAACTGGAAGCAAAATTGACAATTTGGAAATACCAAACTATGAGGTTAACGAgataaaatcaaaagaaattgaACAACTGCACCAAAATCTTCTTCTGGTgtttaaaactttcaaatttattttggaAGACAATCCTCTTCGCTGTGATTGCAGAATTAACCAAATTTCAAAAGTATtgaactttttaataaaagacaATATTCTTGAAGCTGATAAAAGCTTCGATTGGAAATGCCAATGGCCAGCTGAGTTTGAAAGCCACAGTTTACTAGAAGTCCCCGAAAAGGACACATATTGCGAGAAAAATATACCACTTTGCCCATTCAACTGCTCATGTTATGAAAGATCTCTCAGCAATATAACCATCGTAGACTGTCGTAATAGAGGGTTTCGCTCTTTACCTAAAATGTTACCTTCTGGTAGCTTGGACCTCTGGTTTCATCAAAACAACATAACAACATTAAGTAATAGAATATACCTCAACCACATTCGTTCATTTTATTTGTCTCATAATAGTCTTGCACAAATTGAGTCTAGTGTGTTCCGTCAATTGAAAAACCTTCAGGAACTATTTttgaactttaattttttggtaTCTTTGCCTTCTGAAATCCAGGACTATTTCTCAGGAAAACTTAATATAGAAGATAATCCCTTTAAATGTGATTGCAATACGGTTTGGTTGAAACATTGGATGTTAAATAAACCAAATATAACCATTAATTCGCAAAAAGTTACGTGTAACGTTGATAAAGAACACGAAAATGGAAGACAATTTCTAAGTGTACCAGACAACGAGTTTGTATGCCTGGAAAACTTTGATTCTTATAATAAGGTTCTTGTTCCAAGTGTGATTGCATCTGTTGTTTTAGTCTTGATGATTATAACCATTTGCCTGATGTACATTTATAGGCTTGAAATCAAGGTCCTACTTTATATATACCTTGGATTTCACCCCTTTGATCAGGATAAGGACTGTAAAGAAATTGTAGATGTACTAGTGGTACATTCACCAGCAGCGACGAAATGGGTAATggaaaatgttgttgaatattTGGAATTCAGTAGTGCTCATTATTTAGTTTGCGAAATGATGCGAGATTTTGTAGCAGGATTTTCATACCAAGAAAATATTGCCACGTTGGTGAAACATAGTAAAAGAATAGTAATCGTGCTCTCAAAGGAATTCATAAACGACGACATCTTAAAAATTGCATGGAATGAGACCCAAGAAAAGATTAAAGCTCTTAAAACTAACTACGCCATTGTTGTGTCATACGATgtgaatttaaaagaaattccaGACAAAGATTTGCAGCAATATATCAAAAGAGGTCGTTACATTGATGCTAATCAAAGTTTCTTTCAAGAAAAACTTTTATACTGCATGCCACAAATAACTGGCGACGACATGAGAGTCAAAAGTCTACCTGACTTAAAATATCTTATTCAGAACATGTATGGGAACGATGTCACGGACGCGGAGATGTATGAAAGACATGCTTTCCTGTCGTATTGCGAAAGCGATATGGGGTACGTCATGAACGAACTGAGACCAATTATAGAAGACAATGGGTTTACACTATGCCTACCAGATAGGGACTTTATTCCTGGAGCACCAAAAGAGGAAAATGTCCTAAAAGCGATTGACAACTGTTTACATACCATATTTCTTCTTTCTGGAGAACAGTTAGATAATGAGTGGTCAGTTTTTACTTTCAGATCCGCCAGTGAAAAGTCAATGCGAGAAAAATGTAATCACCTCATTGTGGTTCTAGGTGATGATGTGAATGTGGAAACAATGGGGGAGGAGGTACGAGCTTACGTGAAGACACACGTTTCTCTTAAAGTGAGTGAGAAGGGTTTTATCAGACGTTTATTGAATGCCCTCCCTGATATCGAAAACCACGAGTTGTACATTAAACACGACGACAATAATTTTGTGGACTTCGAAAACTTGCACAAAACGAAGATGGAAGACGGACTAAGCAGGATAGTTGCCGATATGATAGAAAATGAGGAAAAGAAAAATGGAATCCAAATCCAAAATGGGAAAATGAATGGTCATGTTCAGTTGACAGATATTCATTTGAACGGAACACAACACTATCAAAATAGAGCTTTTCAAAAGGACGAAACTGATGttattgatatcaatgaaaatgaaagaaagaaacaatGA